Within the Gloeobacter kilaueensis JS1 genome, the region GCTTTTTGCGCGCGCCGCCGGTTTTTTGCAGGCAGGCACCCATGTCGCCATCTTTCCGGAAGGAGCCCAACTGATCACAACCGCCAGCCGACCGGCCCAGGTTGCCCGCTTTCGGCGCGGCTTTGCCCATCTGGCGCTGCGCAGCGGCATCGTCGGTCTGCCGGTTGTGCCGGTGGCGATCGTGAGCCGCCGCGAGGCGAGTGGTCCGCTCGTGCCGCTGCGCCTTTTGAGCCTGTTCGATCAAAGCGAGCCGATGTTTCAGCGCTCAGGCTGGCACCCTTACGTCGTCTACGAACAGGTCGAGTTGCGCGTCGGCTCTCCCCGGCGTCTGGTAGCGGACGAGTTCGAGCGCTACCGCAGCGGCGAGGCAGCGGCGGTGACGGCGGCGCTGGCAAGCGAGATGGAGCAGGCGGCGCGGCAACTGACTGCCAGTGGGGCGACCCACCCGTGGTGAGCGAGCGTCCTTTGCTCCTCTATCTGCCCGGCCTCGACGGCACAGGCAAGCTTTTTTATCGCCAGGAGATCCACCTCGCTCCCTACTGCGATGTCGTGGCGCTTTCTATCCCGATCGACGATCTGGGGGACTGGCAGAGCCTGGTAGTGCGGGTGCGGGAGCTATTGCCTGCCGACAGGCGGCCTGTGCTGCTTTGCGGCGAGTCCTTCGGCGGTTGCCTGGCCCTGATGAGCGCCCTTGCCTATCCGGAGGCTTTTGACGCGCTGGTGCTCGTCAATCCAGCCACCGCCTGGCGGCGGCAGAACTGGCTGGTGCAGGGTTCCCACTGGCTGAGTCTGTTGCCCACCGTATCGCTGCAGGTAGCAGCTCTCGTCTTTCTGCCTTTTTTGAGCGCTGTCAATCGCCTTACCCCCGCCGACCGGCGCACGCTGCTCGCGACGGTGCGGCTGGTACCGCGCGAAACGATTCTGCACCGGCTGCAGCTACTTGAGCAGTGCAACCTCGACGCAGATCTGGAGCGATTGACGCTGCCGGTGCTGCTACTGGGCGGGCGGATGGACCGGCTGCTGCCCTCGCTGAGCGAGACGCATTTTTTAGAGGAGCGCCTGCCCAACGCCCAGCGCGAGGTGCTGCCCCACAGCGGTCACGCCGCCCTGCTCGACAGCGACCTCAACCTTGCCGATTATCTGCTGCGCCACGGACTGCTGCCCCAGCCCGCCGAGGCGGGTTAACGGCTCTCCTGCTGGGTATCCGGGGACCAGAAGCGGGTCACACCGTCGCTTGTCTCGACGAGGGTGCGGCCATCGGGGCTATAGCTGAGCTGGGCCGTCCAGCTGCTGCTGGGGTAGGGCACCGGGGTGATGAGCCGTCCATCGGGCAGGCTGCTCAGGTAGCCGACCATCGAGCTGGTCGATCCGAGCGGCTCGCCAAACCAGAACAGCTCGGTCACCGTCACCGAGCGCACGCCCGCCGGGAGGGCAGGCAGGTTGTTGTCGAGGTCGCGGACGGTCTCGACTGCCCTCTGGGCCACGTCGAGGGGCGCTGTCGTGTACTCGGGCAGCAGACGAGCGTTGTAGACATGGCCGTCGGCATCGATGTCGTAGGCGACCACCGTGTACTCGTTGCCCCCCGACTCGTTGAAGTAAATATCGTGATAGTGCCGGATCTGCCGCGACAACTCCAGGTTAAACGTGCTCAAACTCTGCTCACAAGGAACCGTTTCTGCCTCAGAGCGAAACAGCGCCGCCAGGGCGTCCGGCAAAGCGAGGGCGCTCTGGCCCCAGCGCACCAGCTTGAGGGGATTGAACGTGTCGCGCAGCTCAAGCCAGCCTGCGTCGGCGAGGGCGCGAGCGGTCTGCTCGGGGGTATGGACGGCCATCCAGCGGACAGCAAAAGGGGAAAGGGCAAAAACCAGGCTCAAAGCCAACAGCGGCCTGACGGCGGGGCGCAGATGGTTCATCACAAAATCTCCCGGCAGTTTTCTTCCTGACAAAATACTACACACTGACTCTCGATTCTTCACCCCCCTGAGCGGGCGGAAATCGGCCAACAAAAAGCGCCCCTGGCCCAGGAGCGCTTTTGTAGATCCAGCAAGAGCTTACCGGGGCTTCTCGCTCATCGAGCCGGAATCCGGCTTGCTCTGGATGTCGCGGCCCGGCTGGGCATCGCCCTTCGGACGGCTGTAGCGCGACGGGTTGAGGTTTGGATCGACGTTGCTGGTACCGGAGGGCGGCTCGGCAACCACAGCGCTGTCGGGCCGGCTCTGGTTCTCGGGCAGGTCGGTCGTCTGGGTCACCGGGACGCGGTCGGCGTCCTTGCCCGATCTGACCTTGTCCTGCTGCATCTGGCTCGTCCTGGGCGGCTTGGTGCTGCTCGGATAGGTCGTCGTGCCCTTCTGCATCGTCTTGTCTTTTTCCATCCGCGTCATATCGCCGGTCCTGTCGGGCCGCTCAGCGGACGGTGTACCGGCGTAGGGCGTGGCATCGGTCCGGCTCTCGTCGGTCGGTCCATTTTGATCGTTAGTCGGATTGGCGCGGGGGTTATCTGTCTGCGTCGTCGTCGGCTTACCCGTCGGCGTGTTCGTCGTCTGGGCAAATCCGGGAGCTGTCGCCAGCAGCAGACCTGCAGCCACCGCACCGACAAATTGAATCTTCATAATTCCTCTTCGCTAAGGCGCTAGGAAACTTCTTTTTGCATGGTCGCCCAGAGTAAAACAGATAGACTCTTTCTCAGGTTGGAAGCTGATTGCAGCCTGGCGGTCCATAAGAAGGAGCTTCCTGCAAACGGGGGTGGCGCAAAATGCATCGTGTAGTGAAAGTTTTGCGGCTCAGGCTCCGGCGCGGGAGCGCACGTCGTTCAGGGTGTACTCGCGGCACACCTCGCCATCTTCAAAGACGGTGACCAGTTCGCTGGTGGGCAACGGCTCGCTGCCGGTGAGGCGCACCGTGGTGTACTCGCCGTTGGCGTCGCGGACGAGATCGAGGCGGCCCTGTTTGCTGCGCTTGCCCGGATCGGTGATCGGGTCTTTGAAGACGGGCAGTGAGCGGCCATCCACTTCGACCTCGGAGACTTTCATCGCAAACTTGAGCGTGTCGCGGTTGAGCACCTGCAGGAGTTGCCCGCCCATGCCGAAGGCAATGTTGGAGGCGCTGAAGCCGAGTTTGAGAGCGGTTTCGAGCACCTCGGCCAGTGTGTCGTGATCGACGCCGTCGCCCTGGATGACCCGCACGTGGTTGAGCAGTTTGTAGCCTTTGGAGTTGATTGTGCTCCCGAACTGGTTGTCGAGAATGTTGAGTACCCGGCTCACGACGATAGCCGGAATACCGGAGTCAGGACGAATGACGACCGTGGCACCGGATTGCTCAATCTGAGAGCGCAGATCGCCGCCCCAGAGGTTGCGCACGGCGTTCCAGAGGTCGTAGGAGTCGGAGACGACCGCCAGGGTCGCCCCCGGCCTGGCAAAGCGACCCAGCATGTTGCGGTAGGCGTCCACCTCGCGCTCGCGCCCCCAGGCGATGATCGTCGAGTGCTCCGCCGCCGGGATCGAGAAGGCGGCCATCGGCTGGTGGTAATAATGGTTGGCGTAGCGCACCCCAATCGCCGTGTCGGAGCCTTGAAAGTTGACCAGATGGGCCATGCCGCCGATGCCCGCCGATTCGCTGCTGGAGACGCCCCGCGAGCCAAAATCGTGCAACTTGAAGGCGATCTCACTTTCTGGTTCGTCGGCGCTCTTGTCGAGGTACTCGCGGATGGTCTGCTTGAGATACCAGCTGCGGGTGGCGACGGTAATCGGATACCAGACGCGCAGCAGCAGCGTCTCCAGGTAGGTGACCAGCCAGAAGACCGCCGGATCGGTCGATTCGATCGTCACCAGCGCGTTGTGGACCGGGACGACGCTGCCCTCGCTCACCGCCCGGATCCGCACCGGCAGCTTTCCGCCCCGCTCCCGGACAATGTAGGACCAGCCCTCGTAGTTGAAGGGCAGCCCGTGGGCCGCAAAAAAATCTTTTGCTTCCTCGACCATCCACTGCTCGACGGGACGGCTGAGATATTCCTTGAGCAGGTACTGCAGACCAAAAAAGACCGTGTTCGGGTAGCGCCCGCCCCGCGACTCGATGTAGGCAAACAGCGATGTCGTTCCAGGCGGGTACTGCAGGTAGTGCGAAGCCTTGTAGCTGTCGGTATCGAGGACGAGGTTGTACTGCATGACGATGGTTCCTTTCCCACTCCGGGATGGTGGTGAGCCGCTTCGGTCTATCCGGCGGCAGTCTGGCAATTACGGCGATAGCGGAAGCTACCTCAGACTCTGCTTACGAAGTGCTGAATGATCGCAAAGTGGTCCTCGAAGAAATGATCCTCGTGGACGTAGAGATCGGCGAGCGACATCCACAGCGCCTTGTCAGCATCGTCGCCCCCTTTGACCGCCGGCAACTTGCCCGCCTTGAGCTGGATGAAGTAGGCGTGGGTGATCGTCCGGCCCCGCAGCGAACGACCGGGGTTATCGAAGACGTGGCTATCGACGATCGAACCGCGCAGGACCGGCACCGGCACCTTGAGGCCCGTCTCTTCTTTGAGTTCGCGCAGCATCCCCTCCAGCAGGGTCTCGTCTTGATCGACGAAGCCCCCCGGCAGGGCAAAAAGGCCGTGGCCAGGGTGGGCCTTGCGCCGGACGATGAGCACGTGGCCGGACTGGACGACGACGGCATCGACGGTGACGAAGGTGGGCGGATACGGAGCCACCGACCAGGCTTTTTTGTAGTTCTGGATAAAGGTGTACTCGCCGCACAGTTCCTCGAACAGTGGGTCGCTTTGAAAAGTGCTCAGGTTCACCTGCACACCGACCGGCAGTTTGTCGAAGTAACTCGCTTCGGGGGCGCGGCTCAAGTAGGCGGCCCGGATATCGGTGGAGTGAATGTCGCGGTAGTTGCCGGTCTCGATGTAGCTCCACTGCGGAAAGCTATCGAGGTAGTAGGAGCTTTCGTCCTTGCGGTGGCCGATGATCGCCACGGCGCTGTCGTCGTCGGCGATGGCGAGCACTTTTTGCTGAATATCGGCTACCCAGAGGTTGTCGCTGTAGAGCTGGTCGCGCACCGGTACAAAGTGAATGCGCGCCAGCAGCTCCGGCTCGTCCTTGAGGGTCTGGCGGATCATCTGCTCCCGCTGGGCCGAGGTCCAGGGGTTCTTGATATTCGGTGCCGTCCGGTGGCTGCCGATAACGATAATCAGCCTTTCGGCTTCCTCCAGGGCAATGCGCACACTCTGAAGGTGGCCGAGATGAAACGGCTGAAAGCGACCAATATAGATGCAAAAGTCGTATTTTTTGCGCATCGCAGGCTCCCTGTGATGAAAAAATCCTCTCTCCGAGGATTAAAATCACATTCCCACAGGCGGCCCATAATTGCAAGGGCTGAGCGAACTGGTACCCTGAAGGGAGGCTTTGATCTCGACTGAATGTCTGTTTCCCCGAGGCTGCTTCAACTTTTTCGTGAGCGGCACCCGACCGGCACCGTCGTCGCCGAGTTGTTGCGCTTTGACGCCGGGGCGTACACCGTCCGCGCCGAGGTGCGCATCGACCGCAACTGGGTGCTCGCCTCGGGCCTGGCTGTTCACGCCGACATCGAAAAGGCCGAGGAGCGGGCGATCGAGCGGGCCTTGCAGGTGGCCGGATTTGCCCTGTTCGACCAGCGTGGACGCGAGCCGACGGGCGATTCTTTTGCCCTGCCGTCTGCCCCGGCCCGGCCAGGCGAGGTGAACCACGCCCCCACCAACGGTTCTCTGCCCGTCTACGAAGAAGAAGCGCCGTCGCTGCTCGCGAGCAGCAACGGCCACAGCTACGAGTTGGAGCCGCCGGTGGACCTCTCGGACCTGCTTGCCCAGACCGACGTGCAGATGCAGCGCATCGGCTGGAGTTCAAAGGAAGGGCGCGACTACCTGCAGCGGACCTTCGGCAAAAATACGCGCTCGCAGTTGGAGGCAGGCGAGTTGCAGGCGTTCTTGCGCCACCTCAAGTCCCAGCCCAACCACCTGCCCCGCCGCAATCAACCGGCACCATTCTGATGATTCCAGTTGCCGAACGGATCATTGTCGCCCTCGATGTGCCCGACGCCCCGACGGCCTGGCAGTGGGTGCAGCGCCTGCCCCAGGTCCGCTTCTGGAAAGTCGGCCTTGAGCTGTTTGTTGCCGCCGGCCCCGGACTGGTGAAAGATCTCAAGGCTCAGGGACTGCGGGTGTTTCTCGATCTCAAGTTGCACGATATTCCCAACACGGTCGCCGGAGCCTGCCGCCGGGTGACGCACCTGGGAGCGGACTTGCTCACCGTTCACGCCGCCGGTGGCACCGCCATGCTGAGGGCGGCAGCCGATGCGTGTGCGAGGGAAGCGGAGCACCTGGGCATCCCCGCTCCAGCGGTGCTCGCCGTCACCCTGCTCACCAGTCTGGACGAGACAGTTCTAAAAGATGAGCTGCTCATCGAGCAGAGCCCAACCGATTACGTCGCCCACCTGGCCGGTCTTGCCCTGGCGGGGGGCGTTCCAGGGATCGTCTGTTCTCCCCACGAAGCGGAGGCGGTGCGTGCCCGGCTCGGCGACAAATTGCTCATCGTCACCCCCGGCATCCGGCCTGCCGGTGCCGAGGTCGCCGACCAGCGCCGGACCTGCACACCCCTCCAGGCGATCCGAGCGGGGGCCGATTATCTGGTGGTGGGCCGGCCCGTGCTCGCCGCCCCCGATCCAGCCGCTGCCTTCGCGGCCATCGTCGAGGAGATTGCCCTGTGAAACCCAGGCTCATCCTCGCCCTCGCTGCCGGACTGCTACTGCTCAACGTTCTTGTTGCCCAGGCAGAAAATAGCCCGCTCGCGGTGGACGAACTTTCGACCCGGCTCACCGCAGCCTTGCCCGATTACGTCAACCGCGAGTACGCCCGAGCGCGCTCAGACTGGCATCTGGTGCTCACGAGCAACCCCCGCGTCGCCCACGGTCCGGGCGACAGCTACGCGATCGCCTTCGTCACCCTTGAGCGAATTTTTCAAAAGGGCCGGCTGGTGCCGGTGCTCATCGACCGCACGATCCGCGTCGCCCCGAGTGGTGGGCGCTGGTGGTTGAGCGATGTGCGCACCGTCTTTCGTCCGATTCCCGAAGCACTCGACAGCAAGCTCGGCCCCTACCTGGGCGATTATCCAAAACCCCAGTCCGACCCGCCCACCATCGACGCTCTGCCGCCTTACACGGTGGTCGAGAGTGCCTTCAGCAAGGCAGTCACTACCTGGCTGCGGGATATCCAGACAACCAGCGATCAGTACTAAAGAAAACGTTCATCGCCACTGGACGTTGACAAACAGTCGCCGCTTATTGATAATAACTTGCGGTAAGCGACGGGCTTTTCCGTCCCACCGGCCCGCTATCACCCGTTTTAACCAGGAGACACCTCATGCTGCGACGGTCTGTACCCGCCCTGCTGCTTGCTTTTGCTGCCTTTGCTTCGGCTGGGGTAGCTGCCGACATGAAAAAGCCGGTCGATGTCAAGATTACGCTCGGCGAATACACAGTCGAGTCATCGCTGACCAGCTTTGAGAAGGGCGTCCCTTATCACTTCATAATTGAGAATGCTGGACAAAGAGAACACGAGTGGATGATCATCCCGCGCAGCGAGCGCGATACCAAAAAGGCGCTCATCGAAGTCGAAGAAGACGATCTCAAGCCCGGTGCCACGGCGGTGCGCGACTTTACATTCAAAGAGGCAGGCGAGTTTGAATTCGCCTGCCACGTTGGTCGCCACTACTCGAAGGGCATGGTGCTCGCGATCACCGTCAAGTAACCCCGGAGAGTCTACTCGGCTTTTTTGGTTTCTCCTTCGATAGCGAGGGTGCGGCCTGCAAGGGCAACCTGGCCCTGCAGGCGGCCACCAGCCACGCTCGCTTCGAGGGTTACGGGTTGCTTTTCTTTGCAGGTGCCGAGGCTGATTCTGCCTGCGAGATGCACCTTTGCGGACTCGACCTGCCCGTGGAGCAGGCCGTTGCCCTTGAGGGCGCGGGTGAGCAGGTTCTTTTTGGCGTCGGCGGGCACGATGTCAGCTCCCAGGTAGCTGCCGGACTGGCCAACCACCAGCAGGGGCGGCTCGCTGAAGCAGTCGCCGGGTAGTCCCCTCACGACGTACTGGCCACCGATCGCCTCGGGGGCGCGCAGGTGGGTCGAACCGTAACTGGCGATAGCGCTGAAGGCGGCGACGATGAACCCGATCATGCCGATGTAGAGGGCGACGGTTTTGGGGTTGGCTTTCATGGCTGGCTACTCCGAGGCGGTGGTCACAATCGCCGGGCGCTCGCCGATGAGCGATTGCAGGTGGGGCGTCGCATCTTTGTGGTGCTTGACGATGAGAAGAGAAGTCTGGCAGCGGGTGGCCAGCTCGTCGGTGCTCTTACCGAAGATGTGGCGATCGAGGCCCCAGCGGGCGCTGGTGCCGACGACCAGCAGATCGGCGCTGCGGCTCGCTTCGACCGTATCGCTGAGCGGATCGCCCAGGATAGGCGAGACCTCGATCCCAAGGCGCTCCTGGAAAAGCGCAATCAGATCGCCCACCTCCCGGCTGAGGGCTACCGCCTGCAGCACCCGCAGACTCGCCCCACAGCCGAGGGCGAGGCGCAGGGCGATCTCGACGGCGAGCCGGTCGTGGATCGTGCCGGAGTAGGGAACGACAATCCGCGAGCGCGCTTCGAGTTTGAGACCCCGGTCGATGAAGACCGCCACATCGGCGGGGGCGGCTTCGAGGATGGGCCGCACATTGCCGCCCAGCAGATCCTGGGTGAAGGTGGGCCGGTGCCAGCCTAAGAGCACCAGGTCGGCGTGGTATGCCTGGGTGATCCGGCGGATGTCGCCGGGGATGTCGTCGGAGAGCTGGCTCATCGAATGCACCTGCTGATGCTTCACGATCACCCGCCGCACGAGAGCGTCGAGGCGCTCACGGCTCTGGCTTACCAGCTTCTCGGCCTGCTCCGGTAAACTCTCAAAGCTGTACTCGTCGCCCAATCGCACCAGGTTGACCGGATAGATGCGCGAGGCGGACGCCTCCGGCAGGGTGAGAGATTGGGCCATTTGCAACAGTCCCAGTTGGGAATCGGGGTTGGCCACCGGCACGACGATCGAATAGGTGCTTGCCGGATCGGCTGCCTGCAGGTAGACTTCTTCCTCCTCTTCGCTCACCACGCCGAAGCGGTCCTGGGGATAGATCCATTCGAGGATGGGGGTGGTGGCAAAGGTAGTCACCAGCGCCATGATCACCATCATCGCGAACAGGGCCGGGGAAATGACGCCCAGATCGAGGCCGATATTGAGGATGATCAGTTCCATCAGGCCACGCGTGTTCATCAGCACGCCGAGGGCAGAAGATTCGCGCCAGTTCAACCCCGAGAGTTTCGCCGAGAGGCTTGAGCCGCCGAACTTGCCCAGGGTGGCGGCGAGCACCACCAGGGCACAGTCGAGCCACAGCGAGGAGTTATTTAATAGACCGAACTGGGTGCGCAGGCCGGTGTAGGCAAAGAAAATCGGCAGCAAAAAGACGACTGTAAAATCTTCGGTCTTCTCGGCCAGATCGCGCACGAAGACGCGGCGCTGGGGCATGACCGCACCAAAGAGAAACGCGCCGAAGATATTGTGGATGCCGATGAGTTCTGTGATCGTGGCGGAGATGATGAGGCCAATAAAGATCACCGCTACCCACAGTTGCGTCAGCCGACCGTTGTTGCTCTTTTCGACAAAATCAGCCAGTTGGGCGAGCAGCGTGCGGCCAACGGTGAGCATAAAGCCGATATAGACCACTGCTAAAAGCGTCGTCGGCACCGCCCCCAGCAAGTCGCCCGAGCGCACCACCGAAATCACAAAGGCGAGCAGACACCAGGCAGTGACATCATCGACCGCCGCACAGGTGATGGCGATCGTTCCCAGATAAGTCTTGTGGAGGTTGCGCTCCGTCAGAATGCGCGCCAGGACCGGAAAGGCCGTCACCGACATCGCCGCGCCCATAAATAGCGAAAAGGACAAAAAGGGCACGGCACTGGTGGAGAGCGACTCGTAGAGGTAGAGCGCGAGCAATCCGCCCAAGAAAAAGGGCGCAATGATGCTCACATGGGAGACGACCACCGCCGCGTGGCCCTTGCCCTTGAGGTTGTCGCTGTTGAATTCAAGCCCCACCAAAAACATAAAGAACACCAGCCCGACCTGGGCGAGGATGTTCAAGTAGGGCAGCGTCTCAGGCGGAAACAGCTGCGCCGAGAGATCCGGGGCGATCAAGCCAAAAAACGACGGCCCCAGCAAAATACCGGCGACGATTTCGCCGATGACAAGGGGCTGGCTGATCTTTTTGAACAACAGCCCGACGCCCCGCGAGAGGGCGATGATGATGCCGATTTGAATCAGCAGCAACATGACGATGTTGGCTTCCGCCGGTGCCGCTGTCGCTGCCAGCAGGGGTGAGCTAGCGATCCACATAGACAGTTCCGCCCAGATGAGGACATTCTCAGGCTAGGGCTGTCTTCTTGCTGCAGGCTATACGACAGTGAGCGTATTGTGGATAGCTCTCTCCTCTTAGTGGCCTACGTCATCCAGCAGGTTCGATCGGCATCTGCCCATTTGGGGACGAGGTTTTTGGTCAGGCACTCAAAATCGCCAAACCTTTGCTGGAACTACTCAAGCCAGGGCAAACCGTGCATCGGTTTTACGAACTGCCAGGAGCAGAATCAGATCAACGCTGGCACTTCGGCGGGGCCGACCAGTGAGACGAGGGGTTCTGTGAAAGTGCGCTCGGCGGCGGCGCGCAGATCCTCGGGGCGCAGGCGGGCAATCGCCTCGGTATAGGTGCGATCAAAGTCGGCTCCCACCCCGATCGCCTCGTACCAGCCCCATAGCTGGCTCACCTGGCTGTTGGTCTGCTTGCCCAGGGCGTACTGGCCGAGAAACTTGTTCTTGGCGATCTGCAATTCTTCTTCGCTCAGGTCGATCTGGGTGAGCCGCTTTGCCTCGAAGCGCAGGCTCTGCTCGCAGGTGCGCGTATTTTCGGGGGCGGTGCCGATGTAGGTGACGAAGTGGGAGCGATCGACCCTGGTCGGGAAAAAGGCGGAGACTTCGTAGGCCAGACCGCGCTTTTCGCGCAACTCGGTAAATAGACGGCTCGAAAGGCCGTTGCCCAGGTAGGTGCCGATGAGCTTGAGGGCGGCAAAATCCGCTTCACCGACAGCCACCGCCGGATAACCCACCAGGACCATGCTCTGCTGGGTGGGCTGCACCGTCTGCACCGTTTGCTGAGCCGGGATCAAGACCGCAGAGGCCGGAGGCGTGGGCAGCGGCACCGCCGGAGCCTTCCAGCCCGCCAGGACCGCTTCGAGCTGCTCGACGACGGCCTCCGGTTCGACCGGGCCGACGCAGACAAAGATGGCGTTGTCGGGCCGGAAGTGAGTGCGGTAAAAAGCCAGCAACTGTTGGCGCTCGATCGCCTGGACGCTCTCCTCGGTGCCCAGTTCGGCAAAGGCGTAGGGATGCTCGCCGTAGAGGGCGCGGCGGAACTGGTTGTAGGCGACGGTAAAGGGACGCTCCTGCTGGGAGCGGATCGCCTGGAGGGTGACTTTGCGCTCGATCTCGATCTGCTCCGCCGGAAAGGTGGCTTCATTTAAGAGTTCGGCGGCGAGGGCCAGCAGGGCTGGAAAATCTTCGCCCAGGCTCTTTATCGAGAGCTGGAAGTAATCGGGGCTGCCGTCTGCTCCGAGCATCGCCCCGAGCGATTCGACGGCGTGGGCGATCGCCATCGAGTCGCGTCGCTGGGTGCCCTTGCTCAGCACCGAGGCTATCAGGTGAACGAGCCCCGGCTGGGTTTCGTGGCGGGAACCGGAACGGATAAAAAAGCGGGCGCTGACGATATCGACGGCAGGATTGGCAAGCACGAGCACGCGCAGGCCATTGCCGAGAACGGTACGAAACATGGCACCTCAGAGCGATTCAGGAAGCAGGCGCAAGACGACGGCCTTTTGCGGATCGATGTAGTGGCGGGCGATGCGCTGCAGGTCGGTGGGGCGCACCTTCTGCAGGTAAGCAGGATAATCCAGGGCCGTCTCAAGGGTGGCGACAGTGCTGTAGTAGCCGTAGAGCCCGGCCAGTTGGGCGGGGGCTTCGGTGTTAAAGACAAAGTCGTTGCGCAGGATGCGCACGGCCCGCCCTAACTCGTCGTCGCTCACCGGCTCATCGATTAACTGGGCAAGCTGCCCGCGCACTTCGGCTTCGACCGCCTCCAACCGCTGGTGATCGGCCTGGGCGGCGATTACGAACAGTCCCGGCTGCTTCTGGGGCATAAAGTACGCCTGGATCGAGCGCACCCAGCCTTTTTCTTCGCGCAGCGAGCGGACCAGCCGCGAGGTGCGCCCCTCCGCGAGGATGGTGGCGAGCACATCGAGGCCGATCGCCTCCTCGATGTCGGCGATGGGCGCTCCCTGCCAGGCCAGGAGGAGCCGGGGCTGCTCCAGCCGCGCCAGGGTATGGGTGTGTATACCCGGCGGCACCAGGGCCGGAGGCTGCTCTACGGAAGCTGGGATCGGCTGCCCGGCAAGATCGGCAAATTCGGCCTCACAGGCGGCGAGCATCCGCTCCTCGCTCACGCCGCCCACGATCACGGCGACCGTGTTGGCGGGCTGGTAGCGCTCGCGGTGGTAGGCGCGCATCTGATCGGCGCTCATCGCAAGCAAGCTCTCGGCGGTACCCAGCACCGGCCTGCCGTAGGGGTGATCCGGGTACATCGTGCGCGCCAGGATCTCAAAAGCCCGGCGGTCCGGGCTGTCGTGGGAGCGGCGGATCTCTTCGAGGACGACCAGCCGCTCGCGCTCGTACTCGTCGGGCGGGATCGCCGC harbors:
- a CDS encoding lysophospholipid acyltransferase family protein translates to MLELFRTQVHVTYQQPLPAHEGCLLVVSGHRSFLDAPVLLWGMGRPIRLVCHHYLGQVPLVNELVRQLGGFHMGPQGQGWSQLFARAAGFLQAGTHVAIFPEGAQLITTASRPAQVARFRRGFAHLALRSGIVGLPVVPVAIVSRREASGPLVPLRLLSLFDQSEPMFQRSGWHPYVVYEQVELRVGSPRRLVADEFERYRSGEAAAVTAALASEMEQAARQLTASGATHPW
- a CDS encoding alpha/beta fold hydrolase, which produces MSERPLLLYLPGLDGTGKLFYRQEIHLAPYCDVVALSIPIDDLGDWQSLVVRVRELLPADRRPVLLCGESFGGCLALMSALAYPEAFDALVLVNPATAWRRQNWLVQGSHWLSLLPTVSLQVAALVFLPFLSAVNRLTPADRRTLLATVRLVPRETILHRLQLLEQCNLDADLERLTLPVLLLGGRMDRLLPSLSETHFLEERLPNAQREVLPHSGHAALLDSDLNLADYLLRHGLLPQPAEAG
- a CDS encoding nicotinate phosphoribosyltransferase, yielding MQYNLVLDTDSYKASHYLQYPPGTTSLFAYIESRGGRYPNTVFFGLQYLLKEYLSRPVEQWMVEEAKDFFAAHGLPFNYEGWSYIVRERGGKLPVRIRAVSEGSVVPVHNALVTIESTDPAVFWLVTYLETLLLRVWYPITVATRSWYLKQTIREYLDKSADEPESEIAFKLHDFGSRGVSSSESAGIGGMAHLVNFQGSDTAIGVRYANHYYHQPMAAFSIPAAEHSTIIAWGREREVDAYRNMLGRFARPGATLAVVSDSYDLWNAVRNLWGGDLRSQIEQSGATVVIRPDSGIPAIVVSRVLNILDNQFGSTINSKGYKLLNHVRVIQGDGVDHDTLAEVLETALKLGFSASNIAFGMGGQLLQVLNRDTLKFAMKVSEVEVDGRSLPVFKDPITDPGKRSKQGRLDLVRDANGEYTTVRLTGSEPLPTSELVTVFEDGEVCREYTLNDVRSRAGA
- a CDS encoding bifunctional nicotinamide-nucleotide adenylyltransferase/Nudix hydroxylase, whose amino-acid sequence is MRKKYDFCIYIGRFQPFHLGHLQSVRIALEEAERLIIVIGSHRTAPNIKNPWTSAQREQMIRQTLKDEPELLARIHFVPVRDQLYSDNLWVADIQQKVLAIADDDSAVAIIGHRKDESSYYLDSFPQWSYIETGNYRDIHSTDIRAAYLSRAPEASYFDKLPVGVQVNLSTFQSDPLFEELCGEYTFIQNYKKAWSVAPYPPTFVTVDAVVVQSGHVLIVRRKAHPGHGLFALPGGFVDQDETLLEGMLRELKEETGLKVPVPVLRGSIVDSHVFDNPGRSLRGRTITHAYFIQLKAGKLPAVKGGDDADKALWMSLADLYVHEDHFFEDHFAIIQHFVSRV
- the pyrF gene encoding orotidine-5'-phosphate decarboxylase, with product MIPVAERIIVALDVPDAPTAWQWVQRLPQVRFWKVGLELFVAAGPGLVKDLKAQGLRVFLDLKLHDIPNTVAGACRRVTHLGADLLTVHAAGGTAMLRAAADACAREAEHLGIPAPAVLAVTLLTSLDETVLKDELLIEQSPTDYVAHLAGLALAGGVPGIVCSPHEAEAVRARLGDKLLIVTPGIRPAGAEVADQRRTCTPLQAIRAGADYLVVGRPVLAAPDPAAAFAAIVEEIAL
- a CDS encoding cupredoxin domain-containing protein, producing MLRRSVPALLLAFAAFASAGVAADMKKPVDVKITLGEYTVESSLTSFEKGVPYHFIIENAGQREHEWMIIPRSERDTKKALIEVEEDDLKPGATAVRDFTFKEAGEFEFACHVGRHYSKGMVLAITVK
- a CDS encoding cation:proton antiporter; this translates as MWIASSPLLAATAAPAEANIVMLLLIQIGIIIALSRGVGLLFKKISQPLVIGEIVAGILLGPSFFGLIAPDLSAQLFPPETLPYLNILAQVGLVFFMFLVGLEFNSDNLKGKGHAAVVVSHVSIIAPFFLGGLLALYLYESLSTSAVPFLSFSLFMGAAMSVTAFPVLARILTERNLHKTYLGTIAITCAAVDDVTAWCLLAFVISVVRSGDLLGAVPTTLLAVVYIGFMLTVGRTLLAQLADFVEKSNNGRLTQLWVAVIFIGLIISATITELIGIHNIFGAFLFGAVMPQRRVFVRDLAEKTEDFTVVFLLPIFFAYTGLRTQFGLLNNSSLWLDCALVVLAATLGKFGGSSLSAKLSGLNWRESSALGVLMNTRGLMELIILNIGLDLGVISPALFAMMVIMALVTTFATTPILEWIYPQDRFGVVSEEEEEVYLQAADPASTYSIVVPVANPDSQLGLLQMAQSLTLPEASASRIYPVNLVRLGDEYSFESLPEQAEKLVSQSRERLDALVRRVIVKHQQVHSMSQLSDDIPGDIRRITQAYHADLVLLGWHRPTFTQDLLGGNVRPILEAAPADVAVFIDRGLKLEARSRIVVPYSGTIHDRLAVEIALRLALGCGASLRVLQAVALSREVGDLIALFQERLGIEVSPILGDPLSDTVEASRSADLLVVGTSARWGLDRHIFGKSTDELATRCQTSLLIVKHHKDATPHLQSLIGERPAIVTTASE